One genomic region from Athalia rosae chromosome 3, iyAthRosa1.1, whole genome shotgun sequence encodes:
- the LOC105685590 gene encoding uncharacterized protein LOC105685590 produces MQRPVEATIDKVSLKPNKIQPIIVHFQNGKLKDEEVTNMKCGLYREEKSNKQLLALSNGQIVYRGHRPDPDEAPTYTMLAIHNKRTGKVRLVQAERWQVAAVLDKEVESNIDLDENRIAMLHKQFGSKKVKRRTEQIERMKIDVETVKEQLEKTVSSVNIERSELSLPSLQDDSVTNMNMPNCNRSASRVEDVYDINDIVPLEKLETLHEGCNFILHEKVEGKSKFFEKTLSKLKSKVCDLNEIAILLYMEAVVTWLSMPIKDAKKKGSDICPLSTDISNHVIQSYSVPSAHGRQRPNTMRDKGMIHCIILGLMISNYKLDLNLLTTIFKNRVGIKKLGELARFVGAVSSKDDKNSVILKLPLPPQLVVARKGKKKG; encoded by the exons ATGCAACGTCCCGTCGAAGCAACGATCGATAAAGTTTCCCTGAAACCGAATAAAATACAACCGATTATTG ttcattttcaaaatggaaAGCTGAAGGATGAGGAGGTCACTAATATGAAATGTGGTTTGTACcgcgaagaaaaatcgaacaaacaaTTGTTGGCTCTGTCAAACGGCCAGATTGTTTACAGAGGTCATAGACCTGACCCTGATGAAGCACCGACGTATACCATGCTGGCTATTCACAACAAAAGAACAGGCAAGGTCCGATTGGTCCAAGCTGAAAGATGGCAGGTTGCCGCCGTACTAGACAAGGAAGTTGAAAGTAACATCGATTTAGATGAAAATAGAATTGCTATGCTACATAAACAGTTTGGttcgaaaaaagttaaaagaAGAACCGAACAAATCGAAAGGATGAAAATCGACGTAGAAACCGTTAAAGAACAGTTGGAAAAAACAGTTTCGA GTGTGAATATAGAAAGATCGGAATTATCTCTACCGTCTTTGCAAGATGATTCAGTAACCAACATGAACATGCCCAATTGTAACAGAAGTGCTTCCAGAGTAGAGGATGTCTATGACATAAATGATATCGTTCCtttagaaaaattagaaacactCCATGAAGGATGCAACTTTATTTTACATGAAAAAGTAGAAGG GAAATCAAAGTTCTTTGAGAAAACTCTTagcaaattaaaatcaaagGTCTGTGATTTAAATGAGATCGCCATCCTGCTTTATATGGAAGCTGTAGTTACATGGCTGAGTATGCCTATCaaagatgcgaaaaaaaaaggatcagaCATATGCCCTTTGTCAACTGATATTAGTAATCACGTCATACAGTCGTACAGCGTACCCAGTGCCCATGGAAG gcAACGTCCAAACACCATGAGAGACAAGGGAATGATACATTGCATAATCCTAGGCCTCATGATATCAAACTACAAATTAGATTTGAATCTATTGactacaattttcaaaaaccgtgTCGGAATCAAGAAGTTGGGAGAATTGGCTAGATTTGTTGGCGCCGTATCATCAAAAGATGAtaagaacagtgtcatacttAAGCTACCTTTACCACCACAGTTGGTGGTCGCCaggaaagggaagaaaaaaggatga